Proteins co-encoded in one Haladaptatus sp. ZSTT2 genomic window:
- a CDS encoding helix-turn-helix domain-containing protein, producing the protein MIAECLVVEFRVTGDNCPLADASREAGTTLVARPPQLRADGNVLLRFSAPTDDVAPILDADERVRYLHMSHTEGRYNFRCLAKQRCVVHDLTNAGLLVESLQYHRGTERHTGAVVGRDVLQGVLDTVAARNAEAGADAVGVTLERIYPLGTDDETTVAQQWDITPAQEEALRTAVEMGYFEVPRKVDAAAVAAALDISKSSFLERLHRGERGLFSQVF; encoded by the coding sequence ATGATCGCCGAGTGCCTCGTCGTCGAGTTTCGCGTAACGGGGGACAATTGTCCGCTCGCAGACGCCTCGCGGGAGGCTGGGACGACGCTCGTCGCCCGCCCACCTCAACTCAGAGCGGACGGGAACGTCCTCCTCCGCTTCAGCGCCCCGACCGACGACGTCGCCCCGATTCTTGACGCAGACGAACGGGTGCGTTATCTCCACATGTCCCACACGGAGGGTCGCTACAACTTTCGCTGCCTCGCAAAACAGCGCTGCGTCGTCCACGACCTGACAAACGCGGGCCTGCTGGTCGAATCGCTCCAATACCATCGTGGAACCGAGCGCCACACCGGCGCGGTTGTCGGCCGCGACGTGTTACAAGGGGTTCTCGACACGGTGGCTGCGCGAAACGCCGAGGCCGGGGCCGACGCCGTCGGCGTCACGCTCGAACGCATCTACCCGCTCGGCACAGACGACGAGACGACCGTTGCCCAGCAGTGGGACATCACGCCAGCCCAAGAAGAAGCGCTCCGGACGGCCGTGGAAATGGGCTACTTCGAAGTGCCACGGAAAGTCGATGCCGCGGCGGTTGCGGCGGCGCTCGACATCAGTAAATCCTCGTTCTTAGAACGCTTGCATCGTGGCGAGCGCGGCCTGTTCTCGCAGGTGTTCTAG
- the paaE gene encoding 1,2-phenylacetyl-CoA epoxidase subunit PaaE produces MRFNDPSVTTSPDESPAVCPYCGSENTVRDHPKGPGLCRSMHYCNGCDQPFEKFG; encoded by the coding sequence ATGCGATTCAACGACCCGAGCGTCACGACGAGTCCCGACGAATCGCCCGCAGTCTGCCCGTACTGTGGCTCAGAGAACACGGTGCGCGACCACCCGAAGGGGCCGGGACTCTGCCGGTCGATGCACTACTGCAACGGCTGTGACCAGCCGTTCGAGAAGTTCGGGTAG
- a CDS encoding fibrillarin-like rRNA/tRNA 2'-O-methyltransferase encodes MLPDGVSRRTFDGQERLATQGQAVYGEPVSEGWRLWDANRSKLGAMLETEMDVGLAGGEKVLYLGAASGTTVSHVADFSGPTYAVEFAPRPVRDLVGVARDRSNLFPLLKDARKPETYAHIVESNLDVLIQDVATRGQATVALRNKQFLAEDGGALIAIKARSEDVTRDPGDVFDDVLAELADGYDILETARLTPFHDDHLGVVATPK; translated from the coding sequence ATGTTGCCAGACGGCGTCTCCCGGCGCACGTTTGACGGGCAAGAACGGCTTGCGACGCAGGGGCAGGCGGTGTACGGCGAACCAGTGAGCGAAGGCTGGCGGCTGTGGGACGCGAATCGTTCGAAACTCGGCGCGATGCTCGAAACGGAGATGGACGTTGGCCTTGCTGGCGGCGAAAAAGTGCTGTATCTCGGCGCGGCGAGCGGGACGACCGTGAGCCACGTTGCAGATTTCTCAGGGCCGACCTACGCCGTGGAGTTCGCACCGCGCCCCGTCCGCGACCTCGTGGGCGTCGCCCGCGACCGCAGCAACCTGTTTCCGTTGCTCAAAGACGCCCGCAAACCGGAAACTTACGCCCACATCGTCGAGTCGAATCTCGACGTGCTCATCCAAGACGTTGCGACTCGCGGGCAGGCAACGGTTGCCCTCCGAAACAAGCAGTTCCTCGCAGAGGACGGAGGGGCGCTCATCGCCATCAAGGCGCGCAGTGAAGACGTGACGCGCGACCCCGGCGACGTGTTCGATGACGTGCTCGCTGAGTTGGCGGACGGCTACGACATCCTCGAAACCGCGCGACTCACGCCGTTCCACGACGACCACCTCGGCGTGGTTGCGACGCCGAAGTGA
- a CDS encoding NOP5/NOP56 family protein — translation MTENGWFVGVDSDDTAAAVARIIEGAADAPADWPSEAVAAGFASDEDAYYERLHAATVEAARREVVEKERATDKQLIHAVRAMDDSRRMANELAERVAEWAGSRFADAGTGVEYARDLAVREPEDAADEQLISLATRCAELDDEADALKQFVEETTPLIAPNLSNLAEPVLAARLIALAGGLDTLAKKPSGTVQVLGAEDALFAHLKGQASSPKHGIIFMHPAIRHTRREDRGSASRALAGKLSIAARIDHYAGDLRPELKAELDERIATIQARGEN, via the coding sequence ATGACTGAAAACGGATGGTTCGTCGGCGTCGATTCCGACGACACCGCCGCGGCCGTCGCGCGGATTATCGAGGGGGCAGCCGACGCGCCTGCCGATTGGCCTTCCGAGGCCGTTGCCGCCGGGTTTGCTTCTGATGAGGACGCTTACTACGAGCGCCTCCACGCGGCGACCGTCGAGGCAGCCCGCAGGGAAGTCGTGGAAAAAGAGCGGGCGACCGACAAGCAGTTGATTCACGCAGTGCGCGCCATGGACGACTCGCGTCGGATGGCGAACGAACTGGCCGAACGCGTCGCAGAATGGGCTGGCAGCCGCTTTGCAGACGCTGGGACGGGTGTGGAGTACGCCCGCGACCTCGCTGTCCGTGAGCCAGAAGACGCTGCGGACGAGCAACTCATCTCGCTTGCGACGCGGTGTGCCGAACTCGACGACGAAGCCGACGCACTCAAGCAGTTCGTCGAGGAGACGACGCCGCTCATCGCGCCGAACCTCTCGAATCTGGCAGAACCGGTGCTCGCGGCGCGACTCATCGCGCTCGCCGGCGGTCTCGACACGCTCGCAAAGAAGCCGAGCGGGACGGTGCAGGTGCTCGGCGCAGAGGACGCGCTGTTCGCCCACCTAAAGGGCCAAGCTTCCTCGCCGAAACACGGCATCATCTTCATGCACCCGGCGATTCGCCACACGCGCCGGGAGGATAGAGGGTCTGCGTCTCGCGCCCTCGCCGGGAAGCTCTCGATTGCGGCGCGTATCGACCACTACGCGGGCGACCTGCGTCCCGAGTTAAAAGCAGAACTCGATGAGCGCATTGCGACCATTCAGGCGCGAGGTGAGAACTGA
- a CDS encoding PaaI family thioesterase produces the protein MDVEAFFEGMPFADFLGVEVTEAEDGHAEGHIEMRKELSWNAEKLMAHGGVAFTLADTVGGAALVSLVDQPVPTIDMRIDYLKAGTGDLYAEADVVRCGSSVGVVDVMVADEGGNEVASVRGVYKTG, from the coding sequence ATGGACGTAGAAGCCTTCTTCGAAGGGATGCCGTTTGCTGATTTCCTCGGTGTCGAAGTCACCGAAGCCGAAGACGGCCACGCCGAAGGCCACATCGAGATGCGCAAAGAACTCTCGTGGAACGCCGAGAAGCTGATGGCCCACGGCGGCGTGGCGTTCACGCTCGCGGACACCGTCGGTGGTGCGGCACTCGTCTCGCTCGTAGACCAGCCAGTCCCAACAATCGACATGCGTATCGACTACCTGAAAGCCGGGACGGGCGACCTCTACGCCGAAGCCGACGTGGTTCGCTGTGGCTCTTCCGTTGGCGTGGTGGACGTGATGGTCGCGGACGAAGGCGGAAACGAAGTCGCAAGCGTCCGCGGCGTGTACAAAACCGGGTAG
- a CDS encoding glutamate--cysteine ligase translates to MDTGSAENFTQTGTLGIEEEFFVIDDAGRPTSGTDELVYESTPPELLQNRIDHELFKCTIETQTPIIERLAGARENLLAIREALVSHAETHGFGIAAAGLHPAAKWRELEHAEKSRYKAQLDRIQYPQHRNTTAGLHVHVGVDDADKAVWIANEIRWHLPVMLALSANSPFWNGFDTGLSSARAKIFENLPNTGMPTDFEDYEDFLRFEHMMVNQGSINDRGELWYDVRPHTAYGTLEVRTPDGQRDPDRVLAFVEYTAALVEELGERYDDGETGFKHRRELLDENKWRALRYGHDASFIDKDRQGTSTLGEIVDEECERLDIAGIKELYESESGAAFQRRVLAEEGMDALCDALRL, encoded by the coding sequence ATGGATACGGGCTCTGCCGAGAATTTCACGCAGACCGGGACGCTCGGAATCGAAGAGGAGTTTTTCGTCATCGATGACGCAGGCCGTCCGACCTCGGGCACTGACGAACTCGTCTACGAGTCTACGCCACCCGAGCTTCTCCAAAACCGCATCGACCACGAACTGTTTAAGTGCACCATCGAGACACAGACGCCGATAATCGAACGCCTCGCTGGCGCCCGCGAGAATCTGCTTGCCATCCGCGAGGCGCTCGTCAGCCACGCCGAGACGCATGGTTTCGGCATTGCGGCGGCGGGCCTCCACCCGGCGGCGAAGTGGCGCGAACTCGAACACGCAGAAAAGTCGCGCTACAAAGCGCAACTCGACCGCATCCAGTACCCACAACACCGTAACACGACGGCGGGGCTGCACGTCCACGTCGGCGTCGACGACGCGGATAAAGCCGTCTGGATTGCGAACGAGATTCGCTGGCATCTCCCGGTGATGCTCGCACTCTCTGCGAACTCGCCGTTCTGGAACGGGTTCGATACGGGGCTGTCGTCTGCTCGGGCGAAGATTTTCGAGAACCTGCCGAACACGGGGATGCCGACCGATTTCGAGGACTACGAGGATTTCCTCCGCTTCGAGCACATGATGGTGAACCAGGGGTCGATAAACGACCGCGGCGAACTCTGGTACGACGTACGCCCACACACGGCCTACGGCACGCTCGAAGTCCGGACGCCCGACGGACAGCGAGACCCCGACCGCGTGCTCGCGTTTGTCGAGTACACGGCGGCGCTGGTCGAGGAGTTGGGCGAGCGCTACGATGACGGCGAAACCGGATTCAAACACCGCCGGGAACTCCTCGATGAGAACAAGTGGCGGGCACTTCGCTACGGCCACGACGCGTCGTTTATCGACAAAGACCGACAGGGAACGAGCACGCTCGGCGAGATTGTTGACGAAGAGTGCGAACGCCTCGACATCGCGGGAATCAAAGAGCTGTACGAGAGCGAAAGCGGGGCAGCGTTCCAGCGCAGAGTGCTTGCAGAAGAAGGGATGGACGCCCTCTGTGACGCTCTCAGACTGTAG
- a CDS encoding ester cyclase has product MAIQSPTTENKQLARRFFEEVLSEKNFDLIDDLFAETYTHHDAESGRELHGRREFRKLLTEFTTAFPDVNMTIHDQLADDDHVVTRLTMTGTQTGPFGDMDATGKSVSIDGIVEHRVKNGKIVEGFPQWDMLGMMRQVGVVPDELAD; this is encoded by the coding sequence ATGGCAATCCAATCACCAACAACAGAGAACAAACAGCTTGCACGCCGATTTTTTGAAGAGGTGCTGAGCGAAAAGAACTTCGACCTGATCGACGATCTGTTTGCGGAAACGTACACGCATCACGACGCAGAGAGCGGGCGCGAACTCCACGGCCGCAGAGAGTTCAGAAAGCTGCTCACCGAGTTCACGACGGCGTTCCCGGACGTGAACATGACCATACACGACCAACTCGCAGACGACGACCACGTCGTCACGCGACTCACCATGACCGGCACGCAGACGGGACCGTTCGGTGACATGGACGCAACGGGCAAGTCCGTAAGCATCGACGGTATTGTCGAACACCGCGTAAAGAACGGCAAAATCGTCGAGGGCTTCCCACAATGGGACATGCTCGGCATGATGCGACAGGTCGGTGTCGTTCCGGACGAACTCGCCGACTGA
- a CDS encoding amidohydrolase family protein yields the protein MPGDVLADGEPRAIDMHAHQPTKEFLEDAGGEMMRDAAKKFGAEMEFDTYEGMREEYYAAGVKKVVLVGWDAETNTGNPPVTNDYVAGVRDEFADFIIGFGSVDPLKDDCVEEAERAVNDLGLSGFKFQQIAQGFSPSDPEHEPLWDTIEDLGVPVIFHGGNSTLGAGSPGGRGLRIKYGNPMLIDDVAATHPDLQILIAHPAFPWEREQLAICQQKGNVYMDFSGWLPKYIDDEWLHYAGTLLKDKTMFGTDYPMIGPKQWLDNFREYTDYPEDVQRKLLWENAEAFLNL from the coding sequence ATGCCCGGAGATGTTCTCGCAGACGGCGAACCGCGCGCCATCGACATGCACGCTCACCAGCCGACGAAGGAGTTTTTAGAGGACGCTGGCGGCGAGATGATGCGCGACGCCGCCAAAAAGTTCGGCGCGGAGATGGAGTTCGACACCTACGAAGGGATGCGCGAAGAGTACTACGCCGCCGGCGTGAAGAAAGTCGTCCTCGTCGGGTGGGACGCGGAGACGAACACGGGCAACCCGCCCGTCACGAACGATTACGTCGCAGGCGTCCGCGACGAATTTGCTGACTTCATCATCGGGTTTGGCAGTGTTGACCCACTCAAAGACGACTGCGTCGAGGAAGCAGAGCGCGCCGTGAACGACCTCGGCCTCTCAGGCTTCAAGTTCCAGCAAATCGCTCAAGGGTTCTCACCGAGCGACCCCGAACACGAACCGCTCTGGGACACCATCGAAGACCTCGGTGTGCCCGTCATCTTCCACGGCGGTAACTCCACGCTCGGCGCGGGCAGCCCCGGCGGTCGCGGCCTCAGAATCAAGTACGGCAACCCGATGCTCATAGACGACGTGGCCGCGACGCATCCAGACCTGCAGATTCTCATCGCGCACCCGGCGTTCCCGTGGGAGCGCGAACAGCTCGCCATCTGCCAGCAGAAGGGGAACGTCTACATGGACTTCTCGGGCTGGCTGCCGAAGTACATCGACGATGAGTGGCTTCACTACGCCGGAACCCTGCTCAAGGACAAGACGATGTTCGGCACCGACTACCCGATGATTGGCCCGAAACAGTGGCTCGACAACTTCAGGGAATACACTGACTACCCCGAGGATGTGCAGCGAAAACTCCTCTGGGAGAACGCTGAAGCGTTCCTCAACTTGTGA
- a CDS encoding winged helix-turn-helix domain-containing protein, whose amino-acid sequence MAADNSPDSSKEGEADQDSASAGGRGRPREKLEQHRARLEDEADRAVDQFDERIVELLSWVLDTETRARIYVYLRQRPWGTSDEIAAGTGLYPSTVREALAELHSEGILERRKRKNSGAGNNPYEYTAMPPSELVTTLAEQVQDELNTVFNLDCYLGKRDLNTATEPVTITVEEANDE is encoded by the coding sequence ATGGCTGCTGATAACTCACCAGATAGTTCAAAGGAGGGTGAGGCCGACCAGGATTCTGCGTCGGCCGGTGGTCGGGGGCGGCCACGAGAGAAACTCGAACAGCATCGGGCACGGCTGGAAGACGAAGCAGACCGTGCGGTAGACCAGTTCGACGAACGCATCGTCGAACTCCTATCGTGGGTGCTCGATACGGAAACCCGGGCGCGCATTTACGTCTATCTTCGCCAGCGTCCGTGGGGGACGAGCGACGAGATTGCCGCCGGAACTGGGCTCTATCCGAGCACGGTTCGAGAAGCGCTCGCAGAACTCCACAGCGAGGGCATTTTAGAGCGCAGAAAACGCAAGAACTCCGGGGCCGGGAACAACCCTTACGAGTACACCGCCATGCCTCCGAGCGAACTCGTCACAACGCTCGCAGAGCAGGTACAAGACGAGCTCAACACGGTTTTCAACCTCGATTGCTATCTCGGGAAGCGCGACCTGAACACGGCGACAGAACCCGTCACCATCACCGTCGAGGAAGCGAACGACGAGTGA
- a CDS encoding alpha/beta fold hydrolase, whose product MRKETLAGHPAVTVGAGSDRLLIIPGLNDPLMRVTETFWFARIVATYCKRYADTHTVSMVSRPMGVETQSTAEMAVGYADVLKETGPAAVMGLSMGGFIVQHLAAVRPDLVTGAILGLSAAKLSGAGYDTIVRWRDWGRASQWNLIYREAVDAVAVGLLRRGFSLGARGYDLVTRGPSTPEDFIGAAEACLAHDATDILPEIDVPTLTIGGTRDPFFAERDFRETATALHGELQILPAIGHEAVIHHAAAFDRPINRFLSDGAQF is encoded by the coding sequence GTGAGAAAAGAAACGCTCGCCGGACACCCGGCGGTCACGGTCGGAGCGGGGTCAGATAGGCTCCTCATCATCCCGGGGCTGAACGACCCACTCATGCGCGTGACCGAGACGTTCTGGTTCGCCCGCATCGTCGCCACCTACTGCAAGCGCTACGCCGACACCCATACGGTTTCTATGGTCTCGCGGCCGATGGGCGTCGAAACCCAATCGACCGCCGAGATGGCCGTTGGCTACGCCGATGTGCTCAAAGAAACCGGTCCAGCGGCGGTCATGGGACTCTCGATGGGTGGGTTCATCGTCCAGCATCTCGCCGCCGTCCGCCCCGACCTCGTGACCGGTGCGATACTCGGCCTGTCTGCGGCAAAACTCAGCGGCGCAGGCTACGACACTATCGTCCGGTGGCGCGACTGGGGGCGGGCCAGCCAGTGGAACCTCATCTACCGCGAGGCCGTCGATGCCGTCGCAGTTGGCCTGCTCAGGCGCGGCTTCTCACTGGGAGCACGCGGCTACGACCTCGTGACGCGCGGGCCGAGTACGCCCGAAGACTTCATCGGTGCGGCGGAGGCGTGTCTCGCCCACGACGCGACAGACATACTTCCCGAAATCGACGTGCCGACGCTGACGATTGGCGGGACGAGAGACCCCTTCTTCGCAGAGCGAGACTTCCGCGAGACAGCCACGGCACTCCACGGCGAGCTACAGATATTACCAGCAATTGGCCATGAGGCGGTCATCCACCACGCCGCCGCCTTTGACCGGCCAATCAACCGCTTTCTCAGCGACGGGGCACAGTTTTAA
- the paaD gene encoding 1,2-phenylacetyl-CoA epoxidase subunit PaaD, which yields MSSNPTENTATPCSHTDYVHGPEREGLPATGEGTTGVERRVWDTLYAIEDPEMPVSIVDLGLIYGVTVEDGHADVKMTLTYTGCPAREMLTTDIEEAVAAVEGVDSMELDLVWSPPWTVEMVTEPGKEALREFGLSI from the coding sequence ATGTCAAGTAACCCAACCGAAAACACCGCCACGCCGTGTTCGCACACCGACTACGTCCACGGCCCCGAACGCGAGGGCCTGCCTGCGACCGGCGAGGGCACAACGGGTGTCGAACGCCGCGTCTGGGACACCCTCTACGCCATCGAAGACCCGGAGATGCCGGTCAGCATCGTTGATTTGGGGCTCATCTACGGCGTCACCGTCGAAGACGGGCACGCCGACGTGAAGATGACGCTCACCTACACCGGCTGTCCGGCCCGCGAGATGCTCACGACGGACATCGAGGAAGCCGTCGCCGCCGTGGAGGGCGTCGACAGCATGGAGTTAGACCTCGTCTGGAGTCCGCCGTGGACGGTCGAGATGGTCACCGAACCGGGGAAGGAGGCCCTGCGCGAGTTCGGGCTGTCCATCTAA
- a CDS encoding DUF4397 domain-containing protein yields MQTSRRAVLKSLALVGTTASIGSAAFAGTAAADRKQWALVRVVHASPDAPNVDVYVNDQRVLANVPFKAVSDYLPLPVGTYTVTITAAGDESTVAFSGAVTVERNAYTIAAIGELTEGTFRPLILTDTLRRVRGKNARVRVVHASPDAPAVDVTVADGALTLFDGPAFGGVTEYIEAPAGGYDVQVRADTPGDDGPVVGTFPVTLDGGDVYTVFALGYLTPDDEPTANPFDLVIAVDRDARRPRSRPARRWLRRYQDDRRERDETAD; encoded by the coding sequence ATGCAAACCTCTCGCCGCGCAGTCCTGAAATCGCTCGCCCTCGTTGGGACGACCGCTTCGATCGGCAGCGCCGCCTTCGCCGGAACCGCCGCCGCAGATCGCAAGCAGTGGGCACTCGTCCGTGTCGTCCACGCGTCGCCCGACGCACCAAACGTAGACGTGTACGTAAACGACCAACGCGTCCTCGCCAATGTGCCGTTCAAAGCCGTTAGTGACTACCTCCCGCTCCCGGTCGGGACGTACACCGTGACGATTACCGCAGCAGGCGACGAATCGACCGTCGCCTTCAGCGGCGCTGTAACGGTCGAACGCAACGCCTACACTATCGCCGCAATCGGTGAACTCACCGAAGGGACGTTCCGACCGCTCATCCTCACCGATACGCTGCGCCGTGTTCGCGGGAAGAACGCCCGGGTTCGAGTGGTGCACGCGTCGCCGGACGCACCCGCCGTCGACGTGACGGTCGCAGATGGTGCCTTGACTCTCTTCGATGGGCCTGCGTTCGGCGGTGTGACCGAGTACATCGAAGCCCCCGCTGGCGGGTATGACGTCCAGGTTCGCGCCGATACACCCGGGGACGACGGCCCGGTCGTCGGCACGTTCCCCGTAACCCTCGACGGTGGCGATGTGTACACGGTGTTCGCACTGGGGTATCTGACGCCCGACGACGAACCCACAGCCAACCCATTCGACCTCGTGATCGCCGTAGATCGCGACGCTCGCCGCCCACGCAGTCGACCGGCTCGTCGGTGGCTCCGTCGGTATCAAGACGACCGCCGCGAGCGCGACGAAACCGCCGACTGA
- the paaB gene encoding 1,2-phenylacetyl-CoA epoxidase subunit PaaB, which translates to MIWEVFRQEKQGGYHTHCGNVHAPDREMALMFAQVQHARRRPTHSLWVVPKDEIGEVDAEEASFGGTTDKMYRWAMTFNTDASFAKEIEDSEKEQIEAERQRREQ; encoded by the coding sequence ATGATTTGGGAAGTTTTCAGACAGGAAAAACAGGGCGGCTACCACACCCACTGTGGCAACGTCCACGCACCAGACCGCGAGATGGCGCTCATGTTCGCACAGGTGCAACACGCCCGTCGCCGCCCGACCCACAGCCTGTGGGTCGTCCCGAAAGACGAAATCGGTGAAGTTGACGCAGAGGAAGCCTCGTTCGGCGGTACGACCGACAAGATGTACCGCTGGGCGATGACGTTCAACACGGACGCGAGTTTCGCAAAGGAAATCGAAGACTCGGAGAAAGAGCAAATCGAGGCCGAGCGCCAGCGGAGGGAACAATAA
- a CDS encoding ester cyclase produces MAVQDVKQMKDLVLNMAVDVMNDKKLDDISKYYTDDCVVHYADARPDETGIDGLRKNWEDVFAGFPNFTADLNRVVAEGDKLAVNYTYKGTHEGAFLGVAPTNKKAQIDGMTLYRFEDGKIAESWVHSDLLGLMQQLGAAPKPGE; encoded by the coding sequence ATGGCCGTCCAAGATGTGAAACAGATGAAAGACCTCGTTCTGAACATGGCCGTCGACGTGATGAACGACAAGAAGCTCGATGACATTTCGAAGTACTATACCGACGACTGTGTCGTTCATTACGCGGACGCTCGCCCCGACGAGACCGGTATCGACGGACTACGGAAAAACTGGGAGGACGTGTTCGCGGGCTTCCCGAACTTCACCGCCGACCTCAACCGTGTCGTCGCTGAAGGCGACAAACTCGCCGTGAACTACACGTACAAGGGCACCCACGAGGGTGCGTTCCTCGGCGTCGCTCCGACGAACAAGAAGGCCCAAATCGACGGGATGACGCTGTACCGGTTCGAGGACGGCAAGATTGCAGAGTCGTGGGTTCACTCAGACCTGCTTGGCCTGATGCAACAACTCGGTGCCGCACCGAAACCCGGCGAATAA
- the paaA gene encoding 1,2-phenylacetyl-CoA epoxidase subunit PaaA — MDLDTVFERAGPRAFSPKDDLPQEYREAATRMIQFHANSEIMGAYLERPFIRQAPSLDRKLAFSAKVQDEIGHGQLLYRAAESLGVKTREQMLDELANGKGKFLNCFHYPMEHWWEVPMIGFFVDGAAMRRQATLKDTSWEPYAHAMDKICFEEGFHIKHGEHILRELGTGPKKHQELVQEAFEEWWPRIIQFFGPTNDKSVHHDFASKVGLKRKSNDELRNEFLTVYIPKAERYGLEIPEYPRINFDEETGSYEVIEEDLDWDEFFQIAKNEYEPGLGQINTRKAAQDAVEWVTESLENTGPTPQAAD, encoded by the coding sequence ATGGATCTCGATACTGTGTTCGAGCGAGCAGGTCCGCGGGCGTTCAGCCCGAAAGACGACCTGCCCCAGGAATACCGCGAGGCGGCGACGCGGATGATTCAGTTCCACGCGAACTCTGAGATAATGGGCGCGTATTTAGAACGCCCGTTCATCCGCCAAGCGCCGAGCCTCGACCGCAAACTCGCCTTCAGCGCGAAGGTGCAGGACGAAATCGGCCACGGTCAACTGCTCTATCGCGCCGCAGAGTCCCTCGGTGTGAAGACGCGCGAGCAGATGCTCGATGAACTCGCCAACGGGAAAGGCAAGTTCCTGAACTGCTTTCACTACCCGATGGAACACTGGTGGGAAGTGCCGATGATTGGCTTCTTCGTTGACGGCGCGGCGATGCGCCGCCAGGCGACGCTCAAGGACACGAGTTGGGAGCCGTACGCCCACGCAATGGACAAGATTTGCTTCGAGGAAGGCTTCCACATCAAACACGGCGAGCACATCCTCCGCGAACTCGGCACCGGGCCGAAAAAGCACCAAGAGTTAGTGCAAGAAGCGTTCGAGGAGTGGTGGCCGCGCATCATCCAGTTCTTCGGCCCGACCAACGACAAGAGCGTCCACCACGACTTCGCGTCGAAGGTGGGCTTAAAGCGCAAATCGAACGACGAACTCAGAAACGAGTTCCTCACCGTCTACATCCCGAAAGCAGAGCGCTACGGCCTCGAAATCCCCGAGTACCCACGCATCAACTTCGACGAGGAGACGGGGAGCTACGAAGTCATCGAGGAGGACCTAGACTGGGACGAGTTCTTCCAGATTGCGAAAAACGAGTACGAACCCGGCCTCGGGCAAATCAACACCCGCAAGGCGGCCCAAGACGCCGTCGAGTGGGTGACCGAATCGCTCGAAAACACTGGCCCAACCCCACAGGCGGCTGACTGA
- the paaC gene encoding 1,2-phenylacetyl-CoA epoxidase subunit PaaC, with protein MALSELPGPAELDAEQQQAVSEVIFRMADDEFVLAERYTEWQVRAPTLESDLAIANIAQDEYGHARLWYDLLEDFGAEEPELIWERPPSDFRHSTLVELPIIEGDWADSILRGYLFDTYEKLHLESIHGSAYPRLRDRVEKVQMEERYHLEHGQNWLERLCDDEPGREKVQQAFDRLFPYALTLFEPSEHEADIVELGVRTEPLADLRARWLEITLPFLSSLGLSVPEAEDELPELPAETGRHGDHTADWEPLYEEFTHTYRTLGLSTPTKLLKDPDDVK; from the coding sequence ATGGCGCTCTCCGAACTCCCCGGCCCGGCGGAGTTAGACGCAGAACAGCAACAGGCCGTCTCCGAGGTCATCTTCCGGATGGCCGACGACGAGTTCGTTCTCGCAGAACGCTACACCGAGTGGCAGGTTCGCGCGCCGACGCTCGAATCCGACCTCGCCATTGCGAACATCGCACAGGACGAGTACGGCCACGCCCGTCTCTGGTACGACCTGCTCGAAGACTTCGGCGCAGAAGAGCCAGAACTCATCTGGGAGCGACCTCCGAGCGACTTCCGCCACTCGACGCTGGTCGAACTCCCGATTATCGAGGGCGACTGGGCGGACAGCATTCTGCGTGGGTATCTGTTCGACACCTACGAGAAACTCCACCTCGAATCGATTCACGGCTCTGCGTACCCGCGCCTGCGAGATCGTGTCGAGAAGGTTCAGATGGAAGAGCGCTACCACTTAGAGCACGGCCAGAACTGGCTCGAACGCCTCTGTGACGACGAGCCGGGCCGGGAGAAAGTCCAGCAGGCGTTCGACCGCCTGTTCCCGTACGCGCTCACGCTGTTCGAGCCAAGCGAACACGAAGCCGACATCGTGGAACTTGGCGTTCGCACCGAACCGCTCGCCGACCTGCGCGCCCGCTGGCTCGAAATCACCCTGCCGTTCCTCTCGTCGCTCGGTCTCTCCGTACCGGAAGCCGAGGATGAGCTACCGGAACTGCCTGCGGAAACCGGCCGCCACGGCGACCACACCGCAGACTGGGAGCCACTCTACGAGGAGTTCACCCACACCTACCGCACGCTCGGGCTGAGTACCCCGACGAAGCTGCTCAAGGACCCTGACGATGTCAAGTAA